In the genome of Serratia symbiotica (Periphyllus acericola), the window CGTTTTTTACTTCGGTGTTCCGAAAAGCTCAAATAAGTTGCGATTAAACGCGAAAGAAGTCGATGTGAGTCAGTTTTGGCTTGAACGGGTGGCGCTGTATAGCCTGAACCTTAACGTTGCTTTCTTTACCGTCGATAACCAGAGTAATGGTTTTGCTATAGAATTCTGGCTTAACTGCCATGTTCTTTACATAATCTTGCCCCAGCTCAATAGAGACTGGCGCTTCTTCGCCACCATAAA includes:
- the rplY gene encoding 50S ribosomal protein L25, giving the protein MFTINAQVRKEQGKGASRRLRAANKFPAIVYGGEEAPVSIELGQDYVKNMAVKPEFYSKTITLVIDGKESNVKVQAIQRHPFKPKLTHIDFFRV